A DNA window from Deltaproteobacteria bacterium contains the following coding sequences:
- a CDS encoding sigma 54-interacting transcriptional regulator, with protein sequence MIELDTIRIENWNAVEKDLLLYLLHTQPPVSIDTLCALTGAPALPVLNVLEGLQKKGLVFRKRGTPKGIYFPNLDRLTNRVREEAVDEESRPAVKRLIEYYTRTLEEGETKTLILAELYHKLGDVAQGGQLIKKAADILCLTGQKDQALAYYEVLLKKFQGQPVTEENAGDFLDSVLGKISSAKHLMTIPEQVALLSRAEKAAKRFQRWDYLPKIKLALGFDLQAAGQNKKAFRYMSDFWKLAEKVGEARMLKMATLMMSEFLHWKGKFAEVVRRYEEVVEDLEEFGDDEATLRATARVGLCYVRCGRIARGMGMIDTVRAKAELLRLPQMAIFSDLMTLIALFELRKTTEAEGYLDRLSALPPEQVGHYILWPVEACKGYIRCMRGDYDGAFEHLKRAVDHSRFVGWLHQNGAWNFELLEVLESRGFVHAEWNYRNEIKRMLNWDDIYMKGVSYRYRALRLLEKQQPLSRVLADLKKSEKYLNQSGAEIELARTRIALGNLYFKKGEMKPAQTFLGKAWRFFSNVDQSLFPKDLLAIMPQEQKMEVMIDRIIEINESLGTLQDLSSFLERGINLALDLTMAMRGAFFTHGPGGELTLTASRNLDPAILRQEQVTGLLGVVREVARLGREAVLPELSPEFHLSETSLREAGIHSLICLPVRLADQTHGYLYLDNRLGLKPFPADNLPLVRLISNQIAVGLSNIRMYDEMKVRRDRLEDETTFYRREMGIANPVEALIGHSDPLGRVVEQIRQVAPTDSSVLILGETGVGKELVAKAIHNMSGRKDGPFIPVNLVTLPPDLVASELFGHEKGAFTGAYGRHRGRFELADHGTIFLDEIGDLSAQVQVKLLRVLQEGTFERLGSSRQVKSDFRVVAATNKDLVNQVEEGSFREDLYYRLNVFPIRVPPLRERQEDIPLLARHFLNQFCQQMGKEVKRIPREELKKLVEYHWPGNVRELKHFIERAVILSDGPRIGFSGLDHVPAQRDLTGPTGLMPLAEMERDYLEKVLNATHWKVSGRNGAAAILGLKPTTLFFRMKKLGLSKG encoded by the coding sequence ATGATAGAATTGGACACAATACGGATAGAAAACTGGAATGCTGTTGAAAAAGACCTCCTTTTATATCTCCTTCACACCCAACCCCCAGTTTCCATTGATACCCTGTGCGCCCTGACCGGCGCTCCTGCCCTGCCGGTATTGAATGTCCTGGAGGGCCTGCAAAAGAAAGGACTGGTGTTCCGAAAAAGAGGAACTCCCAAAGGGATTTATTTCCCCAACCTGGATCGACTGACTAATCGGGTCCGGGAAGAGGCAGTCGATGAAGAAAGCCGGCCGGCCGTCAAGCGCCTGATCGAATATTATACCCGCACCCTGGAGGAAGGAGAAACCAAGACTCTGATTTTGGCCGAATTGTACCACAAACTTGGAGATGTCGCCCAAGGCGGGCAGTTGATAAAAAAGGCCGCCGACATCCTGTGTCTTACCGGGCAGAAAGACCAGGCCCTGGCTTACTACGAGGTACTCCTGAAAAAATTTCAGGGTCAGCCGGTAACCGAAGAAAACGCCGGGGATTTTTTAGACAGCGTCCTCGGAAAAATTTCCTCCGCCAAACACCTGATGACCATCCCGGAACAGGTGGCCTTGCTCAGCCGGGCCGAGAAGGCGGCTAAACGTTTCCAGCGCTGGGACTACCTGCCCAAGATCAAACTGGCCCTGGGCTTCGATCTTCAGGCGGCCGGTCAGAACAAGAAGGCCTTCCGCTATATGAGCGATTTCTGGAAACTGGCCGAAAAGGTCGGAGAGGCCCGTATGTTGAAAATGGCCACTTTGATGATGAGTGAATTTCTCCACTGGAAGGGAAAATTCGCCGAAGTGGTCCGCCGCTACGAAGAAGTGGTCGAGGACCTGGAAGAATTCGGCGATGACGAGGCCACCTTGAGGGCCACGGCCCGGGTGGGCTTATGCTATGTGCGCTGCGGTCGCATTGCCCGGGGCATGGGTATGATCGATACCGTCCGGGCCAAGGCCGAACTGCTCCGCCTGCCGCAGATGGCCATTTTTTCGGATTTGATGACCCTTATCGCCCTTTTTGAACTGCGGAAGACGACCGAAGCCGAGGGGTATCTGGACCGTCTGTCCGCCCTTCCACCGGAACAGGTAGGGCATTATATCCTCTGGCCGGTAGAGGCCTGTAAAGGCTACATCCGCTGCATGCGGGGAGACTATGACGGTGCTTTTGAACACCTGAAACGGGCGGTGGACCATTCCCGGTTTGTGGGCTGGTTGCATCAGAACGGCGCCTGGAACTTCGAGTTGCTGGAGGTGCTGGAGTCGAGGGGCTTTGTCCATGCCGAATGGAATTACCGGAATGAAATAAAAAGGATGCTCAACTGGGACGATATTTACATGAAAGGAGTGTCCTATCGCTATCGGGCCTTGCGCCTTTTGGAAAAACAACAACCCCTGAGCCGGGTCCTGGCCGACTTAAAAAAGAGCGAAAAATATCTCAATCAATCGGGGGCGGAAATTGAACTGGCCCGCACGCGGATCGCACTGGGGAATCTCTACTTCAAGAAGGGCGAGATGAAACCGGCCCAGACTTTTCTGGGAAAGGCCTGGCGGTTCTTTTCCAATGTAGACCAGAGCCTCTTTCCCAAAGATCTGCTGGCGATCATGCCCCAGGAGCAAAAGATGGAAGTGATGATCGACCGGATCATCGAAATCAACGAATCCCTCGGAACCCTGCAGGACCTGTCTTCTTTTCTGGAACGGGGCATCAATCTGGCCCTGGATTTGACGATGGCCATGCGTGGCGCTTTTTTCACCCATGGCCCGGGAGGGGAACTCACACTGACCGCCAGCCGGAATCTGGACCCTGCCATCCTCCGGCAGGAGCAGGTCACCGGTCTCCTGGGAGTCGTAAGGGAAGTGGCGCGGCTGGGCCGGGAAGCGGTTCTGCCGGAGCTAAGCCCGGAATTCCATCTTTCCGAGACCTCCCTCCGGGAGGCGGGTATTCATTCCCTCATCTGTCTGCCGGTCCGACTGGCCGACCAAACCCACGGGTACCTCTACCTGGACAACCGTCTCGGGCTAAAGCCCTTTCCGGCCGACAACCTTCCGCTGGTACGACTCATCAGCAACCAGATCGCCGTAGGCCTCTCCAACATCCGAATGTACGATGAGATGAAGGTGCGCCGGGATCGCCTGGAGGACGAGACCACCTTCTACCGGCGCGAGATGGGGATTGCCAATCCGGTTGAGGCCCTCATCGGACATTCGGACCCGCTGGGCCGGGTTGTCGAACAGATACGCCAGGTGGCCCCCACGGATAGTTCGGTTTTAATTTTGGGTGAAACCGGCGTGGGGAAAGAGCTGGTGGCCAAGGCCATTCATAATATGAGCGGGAGAAAAGACGGGCCTTTCATTCCGGTCAACCTGGTGACCCTTCCCCCGGATTTGGTGGCCAGTGAACTATTCGGTCATGAGAAAGGGGCCTTTACCGGGGCTTATGGGAGACACAGGGGGCGTTTTGAACTGGCGGACCACGGGACCATTTTTCTGGATGAAATCGGAGACCTCTCCGCCCAGGTTCAGGTAAAGTTATTGAGGGTCCTGCAGGAAGGCACCTTTGAACGGCTGGGAAGCAGCCGACAGGTAAAGTCCGATTTCCGGGTGGTGGCCGCCACCAATAAGGATCTGGTCAATCAGGTCGAAGAAGGAAGCTTCCGGGAAGACCTCTATTATCGGTTAAATGTATTTCCCATCCGGGTTCCCCCTTTAAGAGAACGTCAGGAAGACATCCCCCTGCTGGCCCGGCATTTTCTTAACCAGTTCTGCCAACAGATGGGTAAAGAGGTCAAACGGATCCCCAGGGAAGAATTAAAAAAGCTGGTCGAATATCATTGGCCGGGCAATGTGCGGGAATTAAAACATTTCATCGAAAGGGCGGTCATTTTGTCCGACGGCCCTCGGATCGGCTTTTCCGGTCTGGACCATGTCCCGGCCCAGAGGGATTTAACCGGGCCGACCGGGCTGATGCCCCTGGCCGAGATGGAGCGTGACTACCTGGAAAAGGTCCTGAATGCCACCCACTGGAAAGTCAGCGGCAGAAACGGGGCCGCCGCCATACTCGGTTTGAAGCCGACCACCCTGTTTTTCCGAATGAAGAAACTCGGCCTGAGTAAAGGATAA